The following are encoded together in the Mustela nigripes isolate SB6536 chromosome 11, MUSNIG.SB6536, whole genome shotgun sequence genome:
- the RBAK gene encoding RB-associated KRAB zinc finger protein, with amino-acid sequence MLENYSHLVSVGYDSTKPKVILKLEQGEEPWVAEGEVPCQSQPEEVWKADDPIERIPGSEDEHSRQAISINSKTPVEERENAFDKTCNVETSLVPSNVTSHTCVSCGKNLESTSELIISDGSYARKKPDECSECGKMYHGGKPYECNQNGEGYSQNEESILQKISILEKPFEYNECMEALDNDAVFLAHKRAYMGEKPYDWNDSGSDFIQMSNFSVYQRSQMELKPFECSECGKSFCKKSKLIIHQRAHTGEKPYECNVCGKSFSQKGTLTVHRRSHLEEKPYKCNECGKTFCQKLHLTQHLRTHSGEKPYECNECGKTFCQKTHLTLHQRNHSGERPYPCNECGKSFSRKSALSDHQRTHTGEKLYKCNECGKSYYRKSTLITHQRTHTGEKPYQCSECGKFFSRVSYLTIHYRSHLEEKPYECNECGKTFNLNSAFIRHRKVHTDEKPHECSECGKLSQFSCVTDHPTAPLGDKPYECHECGKIFLDSSAFSGHQSLPKGEKSYECNICGKLFSELSYYTIHYRSHSEEKPYGCSECGKTFSHNSSLFRHQRVHTGEKPYECYECGKFFSQKSYLTIHHRIHSGEKPYECSKCGKVFSRMSNLTVHYRSHSGEKPYECNECGKVFSQKSYLTVHYRTHSGEKPYECNECGKKFHHRSAFNSHQRIHRRGNVNVLDVENLL; translated from the exons atgctggagaactacAGCCATCTCGTCTCTGTGG GCTACGACAGCACCAAGCCCAAAGTGATCCTCAAGTTGGAACAGGGAGAGGAGCCGTGGGTAGCCGAAGGTGAAGTGCCGTGTCAGAGTCAGCCAG aaGAAGTCTGGAAGGCGGATGACCCGATAGAGAGAATCCCAGGAAGTGAAGACGAACATTCAAGGCAAGCTATTTCTATCAACAGCAAAACCCCggttgaagagagagagaatgcatttGATAAAACATGTAATGTGGAAACAAGCCTTGTTCCTTCAAACGTAACATCTCATACATGTGTCTCCTGTGGAAAGAATTTAGAATCTACTTCAGAATTAATTATTAGTGATGGAAGCTATGCGAGAAAGAAACCAGATGAGTGTAGTGAATGTGGGAAGATGTACCACGGAgggaaaccctatgaatgtaatcAAAATGGGGAAGGCTATTCTCAAAATGAAGAGAGTATTCTTCAGAAAATTAGTATTTTGGAGAAACCCTTTGAATATAATGAATGCATGGAAGCCTTAGACAATGATGCTGTTTTCCTTGCTCATAAGAGAGCTTATATGGGGGAAAAGCCCTATGATTGGAATGACTCTGGGTCAGACTTCATCCAGATGTCAAATTTTAGTGTTTACCAGAGATCACAGATGGAATTGAAGCCTTTtgaatgcagtgaatgtgggaaatccttcTGTAAAAAGTCAAAGTTAATAATCCATCAGAGGGCCCACACAGGAGAAAAACCTTACGAATGTAATGTATGTGGGAAATCCTTCAGCCAAAAGGGGACCTTAACCGTCCATCGGAGATCACATTTAGAGGAGAAGCCCTATAAATGTAACGAATGTGGGAAAACCTTCTGTCAGAAGTTACATCTCACCCAACACCTGAGAACTCATTCAGGTgagaagccctatgaatgtaaTGAGTGTGGGAAAACCTTCTGCCAGAAGACCCATCTCACCCTACACCAGAGGAATCATTCAGGAGAGAGACCCTATCCGTGTAACGAATGTGGAAAATCCTTTTCACGCAAGTCTGCCCTCAGTGACCACCAGAGAACACATACGGGAGAGAAACTTTACAAATGTAACGAATGTGGGAAATCCTACTACCGAAAATCTACCCTCATTACACATCAGAGGACCCACACGGGAGAGAAACCCTATCAATGCAGTGAGTGTGGGAAGTTCTTCTCTCGGGTGTCGTACCTCACTATACATTATAGAAGTCACTTAgaagagaaaccctatgaatgtaacgAGTGCGGGAAAACCTTCAATTTAAATTCAGCCTTCATTAGACATCGGAAAGTACACACAGACGAGAAACCCCATGAATGTAGTGAATGCGGAAAACTCTCTCAGTTCTCCTGTGTCACTGACCACCCTACGGCTCCTTTAGGAGATAAACCCTATGAATGTCATGAATGTGGGAAAATCTTCCTTGACAGTTCGGCCTTCAGTGGGCACCAGTCACTTCCGAAAGGGGAGAAGTCCTATGAATGTAACATCTGTGGAAAATTGTTCTCCGAATTATCGTACTACACTATCCATTACAGGAGTCATTCTGAAGAGAAGCCCTATGgatgcagtgaatgtgggaaaaccttcTCCCATAACTCATCCCTCTTTAGACATCAAAGAGTGcacacaggagagaagccctATGAGTGTTACGAGTGTGGGAAGTTCTTCTCTCAGAAATCCTATCTCACCATCCACCACCGGATCCATTCGggagagaagccctatgaatgtaGTAAATGTGGGAAAGTCTTCTCTCGGATGTCAAACCTCACTGTTCACTATAGAAGCCATTCAGGAGAGAAGCCCTAcgaatgtaatgaatgtggaaaaGTCTTTTCTCAGAAGTCCTACCTCACTGTACACTATAGGACTCATTCAGGAGAGAAGCCCTACGAATGTAACGAGTGTGGGAAAAAATTCCACCACAGGTCAGCCTTCAATAGCCATCAGAGGATTCATAGGAGAGGGAATGTGAATGTACTGGATGTGGAGAATCTCCTGTGA